A window from Telopea speciosissima isolate NSW1024214 ecotype Mountain lineage chromosome 8, Tspe_v1, whole genome shotgun sequence encodes these proteins:
- the LOC122671070 gene encoding uncharacterized protein LOC122671070, whose protein sequence is MADGTRSNRLDDKWRKDTDDKLDKLTQALHSFMLATDAKIEALINHSPTIAANPSPAAAANHLDDNLQRSSQFHSPRFMRLDVPRFDGTDPTGWVFKIEKFFDFHSTPDDQRLLLASFHLDGPALSWFQWMQSSGLINGWKGFLQALTLRFGPSLFEDHRGALAKLQQTSTVAVYQEQFERLSYKVTGLSETFLISFFISGLKPELKRELLIAQPVSLLHAMALARLHEQKFHDYKSSWRSLSPSITTGSSEISPTVTKPLPSSTASKTLPVRKLSPAEIKARRDKGLCYYCDDKFMPGHKCKNKFMLLVGEDDESCETNELFRQEDEIVANAALYEISLHAFAGQVSPKTIRLKGNFHEHQVQILIDSGSTHNFIQEKVALRLGLLIYPCKKFRVYVGNGEFLLCTQRCKSVPLLLQGHFFTLDLFILPLEGADIVLGIQWLELLGPILTDYKMLTMEFEWEGVKVQLKGEPCINGDPLPRKQLHQLYCTKGIASLYHLKISVDSPPSSAHLPSEVQSLLQKFDSVFSSPTELPPHREFDHQIHLLPGSKPVTVRPYKYPHFQKGEIEKLVSRNAPKKESFKQDTSPFSSPVLLVKKKMVAAFLY, encoded by the coding sequence ATGGCTGACGGTACAAGATCCAACAGGCTTGATGATAAATGGAGAAAAGACACAGATGACAAGTTAGATAAACTCACTCAAGCTCTGCATTCGTTCATGCTTGCTACGGATGCCAAGATTGAGGCGTTAATAAATCACTCTCCAACCATTGCTGCAAATCCCTCTCCAGCTGCTGCTGCAAATCACCTAGACGATAATCTGCAGCGATCTTCTCAATTTCATTCTCCACGATTTATGCGATTGGATGTACCTAGGTTTGATGGTACAGATCCTACCGGATGGGTATTCAAGATTGAAAAATTCTTTGATTTCCATTCCACTCCAGACGATCAACGGTTGCTTCTGGCTTCGTTCCATTTAGATGGCCCTGCTCTGAGTTGGTTCCAATGGATGCAATCAAGTGGCTTAATCAATGGATGGAAGGGGTTTTTACAGGCTTTGACACTACGATTTGGTCCTTCCCTATTTGAAGATCATAGAGGAGCACTTGCTAAATTGCAACAAACGTCTACAGTTGCTGTTTATCAAGAACAGTTCGAAAGGCTCTCTTATAAGGTAACCGGCCTTTCTGAGACTTTTCTCATCAGTTTTTTTATATCTGGATTGAAGCCTGAGTTGAAACGTGAGCTGTTAATTGCTCAACCTGTGTCATTATTACATGCTATGGCCTTGGCACGATTACATGAGCAAAAATTCCATGATTACAAGAGTTCTTGgagatctttatctccttccatTACAACTGGTAGTTCTGAAATTTCTCCTACAGTCACAAAACCACTTCCATCTTCTACTGCTTCTAAGACCTTACCAGTCCGGAAATTGTCTCCAGCTGAGATCAAAGCTAGAAGAGACAAAGGTCTCTGCTATTATTGTGATGATAAGTTCATGCCAGGACataaatgtaaaaataaattcaTGCTTTTagttggggaagatgatgaaTCTTGCGAAACAAATGAATTATTCAGACAAGAGGATGAAATCGTCGCTAATGCTGCTTTATATGAAATTAGTCTGCATGCTTTTGCTGGGCAAGTAAGTCCTAAGACTATTCGATTAAAAGGGAATTTTCACGAACATCAGGTTCAGATTCTGATAGATAGTGGAAGCACTCACAATTTTATTCAAGAGAAAGTAGCTCTACGATTGGGACTGCTCATTTATCCTTGCAAGAAGTTCAGGGTCTATGTAGGCAATGGCGAGTTCTTACTGTGTACTCAACGTTGTAAATCAGTTCCTCTATTGCTACAGGGTCATTTTTTCACTCTGGATCTCTTTATTTTACCTTTAGAAGGTGCTGATATTGTATTGGGTATCCAATGGCTTGAACTTCTTGGTCCCATTCTTACCGATTATAAAATGCTTACAATGGAATTTGAGTGGGAGGGTGTTAAGGTTCAATTGAAGGGAGaaccatgtattaatggagatCCTTTGCCAAGAAAGCAGCTACACCAATTATATTGTACTAAAGGCATCGCATCTCTCTATCATTTGAAAATTTCTGTAGATTCACCACCATCCAGTGCTCATCTTCCCAGTGAGGTACAATCCTTGTTACAGAAATTTGATTCAGTCTTTAGTTCTCCAACTGAATTACCTCCACACAGAGAATTTGATCATCAAATACATCTACTTCCGGGTTCCAAACCTGTTACTGTTAGACCCTATAAATATCCTCACTTTCAAAAGGGTGAGATTGAGAAATTGGTCTCTCGAAATGCTCCAAAGAAGGAATCATTCAAACAAGATACAAGTCCTTTTTCCTCCCCTGTGTTGTTAGTTAAAAAAAAGATGGTAGCGGCGTTTCTGTATTGA
- the LOC122670740 gene encoding probable carboxylesterase 15 yields MVYQKKVVEEVACWLKLFDDGTVDRTWSGPPEAEFMAKPVPAHDEFIGGVAVRDLTLDTKSGLGVRLYMPETNSGVEEKLPIVIHFHGGGFCISQPDWYMYYHVYTRLVHTARVICVSVKLRLAPEHRLPAPCEDGHSVLLWLQAIALGKFSEPWLEVNGDFKRVFLIGDSSGGNLVHEVAAHAGAKDLNPVRLAGGIPIHPGFVRAERSKSELEKKSDSPFLTLEMVDKFLALALPIGSTKDHPITCPMGPAATPLAGLKVPPFLVVLAENDLILDTEIEYCDAMKKAGKDVEVLVNPGVSHSFYLNKIAVEMDPHTASETGRLIAAITDFIKRH; encoded by the coding sequence ATGGTCTATCAGAAGAAGGTAGTAGAAGAGGTAGCCTGCTGGCTCAAGCTCTTTGACGACGGCACAGTCGACCGCACTTGGTCAGGACCCCCTGAAGCAGAGTTCATGGCAAAACCTGTGCCAGCCCATGATGAATTCATTGGTGGAGTAGCTGTTCGTGACTTGACACTTGACACAAAATCCGGCCTTGGCGTACGTCTTTACATGCCGGAAACAAATTCTGGCGTGGAAGAGAAACTTCCCATCGTTATCCATTTCCATGGTGGTGGGTTTTGTATCAGCCAACCCGACTGGTACATGTACTACCATGTATACACACGGCTAGTTCACACAGCACGAGTCATCTGTGTTTCTGTCAAGCTGCGGCTTGCCCCCGAGCACCGGCTACCCGCACCTTGCGAGGACGGTCACTCTGTCCTCCTATGGCTTCAAGCCATCGCTCTTGGCAAATTTTCTGAGCCATGGCTTGAAGTCAACGGTGATTTCAAACGTGTCTTCCTAATTGGGGACAGCTCAGGTGGAAACCTTGTACACGAGGTGGCTGCTCATGCTGGAGCTAAAGATTTGAATCCGGTGCGGCTAGCAGGGGGTATACCAATTCACCCTGGCTTCGTCCGAGCTGAACGGAGCAAGTCTGAGTTGGAGAAAAAATCTGACTCACCATTCCTAACACTAGAGATGGTTGATAAATTCTTAGCTTTGGCCTTACCAATCGGCTCCACAAAAGATCATCCGATCACATGCCCGATGGGTCCGGCGGCAACCCCTCTTGCCGGGCTGAAGGTGCCACCGTTTTTGGTTGTGCTGGCAGAGAATGATTTGATTTTGGACACCGAGATAGAGTACTGTGATGCAATGAAGAAGGCAGGGAAGGATGTAGAGGTGCTGGTTAACCCTGGGGTCAGTCACTCGTTTTATCTCAACAAGATCGCTGTTGAAATGGACCCCCACACGGCTTCGGAGACCGGCAGGCTTATTGCTGCGATCACCGATTTCATCAAGAGGCATTAG